In Methanosarcina barkeri MS, a single window of DNA contains:
- a CDS encoding zinc ribbon domain-containing protein, with amino-acid sequence MVGRALSAGSDLVGQYGVGNALERGVDILNDRKQGMSPEWRKEWEDAFEIAQNEAKEHFFRCPRCKHYVCEADWNEQDNLCVECAPRENVELTAIRAERMVDEMRDKAENANVFKGNIERRQTLCPECGKPSGEGKFCNNCGAPLTLTKCPNCGNKVSIGTRFCGECGTKLN; translated from the coding sequence ATGGTTGGAAGAGCCCTCTCTGCAGGCTCCGACCTTGTAGGCCAGTACGGTGTTGGGAATGCACTGGAAAGAGGCGTGGATATACTCAACGACCGAAAACAGGGAATGTCTCCTGAATGGCGTAAGGAGTGGGAAGATGCCTTTGAAATAGCCCAGAATGAGGCAAAAGAACATTTCTTCAGGTGTCCGAGATGCAAACACTATGTCTGTGAAGCAGACTGGAATGAGCAGGATAATCTCTGTGTAGAATGTGCGCCAAGAGAAAATGTTGAGCTGACTGCAATAAGAGCAGAACGCATGGTAGATGAAATGAGGGATAAAGCTGAAAATGCAAATGTATTTAAAGGCAATATAGAGAGAAGGCAAACTTTATGTCCTGAATGCGGCAAACCCTCAGGTGAAGGAAAATTCTGCAATAACTGCGGAGCACCTCTTACCCTCACAAAATGTCCAAACTGTGGTAACAAGGTATCCATTGGTACCAGGTTCTGCGGAGAATGTGGTACAAAGTTAAACTAA
- a CDS encoding double zinc ribbon domain-containing protein, with protein MASYKHPCKYCGKLIARDSNFCPFCTHEDPLGPMRCPLCRYPLEDGAKVCGHCGVLLWTTCNNCGKETFLGDKCSNCGAPIVIACPNPKCRTLQSPASKNCIKCGKPLR; from the coding sequence ATGGCCAGTTATAAACATCCGTGTAAATATTGCGGTAAATTAATCGCGCGTGATTCTAATTTCTGTCCGTTCTGTACGCATGAGGACCCTCTAGGGCCTATGAGATGCCCTTTATGTAGATACCCTCTTGAAGACGGGGCAAAAGTTTGCGGGCACTGCGGCGTTTTGCTGTGGACCACATGTAATAATTGCGGAAAAGAAACATTCCTTGGAGATAAATGCAGCAATTGCGGTGCTCCTATTGTCATTGCCTGCCCCAATCCGAAATGTCGGACCCTGCAGTCCCCTGCAAGCAAGAATTGTATCAAATGCGGTAAACCGTTGAGGTGA
- a CDS encoding HEAT repeat domain-containing protein, which yields MSEQPEIHNKVFSQFSDDRIEAAKQLGTFFEVLPDRKQAFEDLLRLCSDGEDAVREKAINSLVTVFPNVPDRKLAWDKFVNLTAYPVESVMTAAANALVSVFSLMQDKNKAWENLAGLINSRSSMEDANREIVSSLNYIIKEVPDKGQVWKDLLKMGASEYPYVREKSALLLNLVFPELADGEKEKAWNEVLELASESVDEKIREQATRTLGVIYTQMPEEMKDETLETLLELAVSGNPEVQKEALLALPPVFFHIPDKKKAWNDIIKLTGDENEYVRKQAIDALVFIFPEMPDKKKIWADFLNLAKARDDYIRNMAADALVSLFSGLDNKASLCEELIELSGNEDEAVQSTAVNILTKAFPHISCKREAYSKLVRLAETKDSPVLRKVVSKLTSAYPELCNIPEVSEREWEEIRKRGVQDKTWKSNSGKLEKPWGEYESKGDRRFEKKGKFRKEKSGEKENVGEKEKTGEQEKSGEKEETGEKEKPGSLQFYEKEHRKPVSNLFKKPVSDNFGLEVESRAYIRRKDMTDLFAGSGSGLSGKEEAVSKLINLISDPDPQRRRGAIESLLTAYSRYTGKTQDIWNELLNLTGEEETDTRRDAADLLSEVFPVVEEKSTVFFDLVKLTESQEAHLRRRATELLASAFAYCEDKQAAWNELVRLVSVEDREVRKGAILALSSGYIEVPDKEKAWKDLLSFSDHSDSFVQREATRALGPAFFYVPDKTQAWRDLKALTDNPYVYVRRYALRSLGRASLWRALRAENEATYIFGLKEAVNYLEEASKASIGFHIPEFYHPFYQALLFILFSDRPGIAKVESERYLSKMTDEVREQTERQKLLEIFEQFSELLTRAGRLSPGDLSGQKKLLKTSILLLDQFSGFFDNKEEMAIFAQKTVKKEKPVKKEYSNLGKALLERVEKKKASLTKDRKKKNF from the coding sequence TTGAGTGAGCAGCCAGAAATACATAATAAGGTTTTCAGTCAGTTTTCGGATGATAGAATAGAGGCTGCAAAGCAGCTGGGAACTTTTTTTGAGGTTTTGCCTGACAGAAAACAGGCTTTTGAAGATCTGTTAAGGCTTTGTTCTGACGGAGAGGATGCAGTCAGGGAAAAAGCCATCAATTCCCTTGTAACGGTTTTTCCGAATGTACCGGATAGAAAGCTTGCATGGGATAAGTTTGTGAATCTGACAGCTTATCCTGTAGAGTCTGTAATGACGGCTGCAGCCAATGCTCTTGTCAGCGTTTTCTCTCTTATGCAGGACAAAAATAAAGCATGGGAAAACCTTGCCGGACTGATAAACTCCAGATCAAGCATGGAAGATGCAAATAGGGAAATCGTCAGCTCACTTAATTATATAATAAAGGAAGTACCTGATAAGGGGCAGGTCTGGAAAGACCTGCTTAAGATGGGAGCCTCAGAATATCCTTATGTACGGGAGAAGTCGGCTTTGCTTTTGAACCTGGTTTTCCCGGAACTGGCTGATGGGGAAAAAGAAAAAGCCTGGAATGAAGTACTGGAACTGGCTAGCGAATCTGTGGATGAAAAGATCAGGGAGCAGGCTACCCGGACTCTTGGAGTTATTTACACACAGATGCCAGAAGAGATGAAGGATGAAACTCTTGAAACTCTTCTGGAACTTGCAGTATCGGGAAACCCTGAGGTTCAGAAGGAAGCTCTTCTGGCTCTACCCCCGGTTTTTTTCCATATCCCGGATAAGAAAAAGGCCTGGAATGACATTATCAAGCTTACAGGAGACGAAAATGAGTATGTTCGAAAGCAAGCTATCGATGCTCTGGTTTTTATCTTTCCTGAGATGCCGGACAAAAAAAAGATCTGGGCTGATTTCCTGAACCTGGCAAAAGCCAGAGATGATTATATCAGGAACATGGCCGCTGATGCGCTTGTATCCTTATTTTCAGGTCTGGATAACAAAGCTTCACTATGTGAGGAACTCATCGAACTCTCAGGGAATGAGGACGAAGCCGTGCAGAGTACAGCGGTTAACATTCTCACGAAGGCTTTTCCGCATATTTCCTGCAAAAGAGAGGCATATTCCAAGCTTGTACGCCTGGCTGAAACGAAGGATAGTCCTGTGCTCCGAAAGGTCGTGAGTAAACTTACTTCTGCTTATCCCGAATTATGTAATATACCTGAGGTAAGTGAAAGGGAGTGGGAAGAGATAAGAAAACGTGGAGTGCAGGATAAAACCTGGAAAAGTAACTCTGGGAAACTAGAGAAACCCTGGGGGGAATATGAATCAAAGGGAGATCGCAGATTCGAAAAAAAAGGTAAATTCAGAAAAGAGAAATCAGGTGAAAAAGAAAACGTAGGAGAAAAGGAAAAAACTGGAGAACAAGAAAAATCAGGAGAAAAAGAAGAAACTGGAGAAAAGGAAAAACCTGGTAGTCTCCAGTTTTATGAAAAAGAACACAGAAAGCCTGTCTCGAATCTATTTAAAAAACCTGTGTCTGATAATTTCGGGCTTGAAGTGGAAAGCAGGGCATACATACGAAGAAAAGATATGACGGATTTGTTCGCCGGGTCAGGCTCTGGTCTTTCAGGTAAAGAAGAGGCTGTAAGTAAGCTTATTAACCTGATTTCGGATCCGGATCCCCAGAGGCGAAGAGGCGCAATAGAATCTCTGCTTACAGCCTATTCCCGATATACAGGCAAAACGCAAGATATCTGGAACGAACTCCTTAACCTGACCGGGGAGGAGGAGACAGACACCAGAAGGGATGCTGCAGACCTGCTTTCGGAGGTATTTCCAGTGGTTGAGGAAAAGTCCACAGTTTTTTTTGATCTTGTAAAGCTTACTGAAAGCCAAGAAGCCCATCTCAGGAGGAGAGCCACAGAACTCCTTGCTTCTGCTTTTGCCTATTGTGAAGATAAGCAGGCAGCCTGGAACGAACTTGTAAGGCTTGTGTCAGTTGAAGACCGTGAAGTTCGGAAAGGAGCAATTCTTGCTTTATCTTCAGGTTATATAGAGGTGCCAGATAAAGAAAAAGCCTGGAAAGACCTGTTAAGTTTTTCCGATCATAGCGACAGTTTTGTTCAAAGGGAGGCAACAAGGGCTCTTGGGCCTGCTTTTTTCTATGTGCCGGATAAAACCCAGGCCTGGAGAGACCTGAAAGCGCTTACTGACAATCCGTACGTTTATGTCCGAAGGTATGCTTTACGCTCGCTTGGAAGAGCTTCTCTCTGGAGGGCGCTAAGGGCAGAAAATGAAGCTACTTACATTTTCGGGCTAAAAGAAGCCGTCAATTATTTAGAGGAAGCATCCAAAGCTTCTATTGGTTTCCATATTCCAGAATTCTATCATCCCTTTTATCAAGCTCTGTTATTCATTCTTTTCAGCGACAGACCCGGTATAGCAAAAGTTGAAAGTGAGCGCTACCTCTCAAAAATGACAGATGAAGTCAGGGAGCAGACTGAAAGACAGAAACTTCTCGAGATCTTCGAACAGTTTTCAGAACTTCTTACACGCGCAGGGAGACTCTCCCCTGGAGACCTTTCAGGACAGAAAAAGCTACTTAAAACCTCGATTCTACTTCTTGACCAATTTTCAGGCTTTTTTGATAACAAAGAAGAAATGGCTATTTTCGCTCAAAAAACCGTGAAAAAAGAAAAACCTGTGAAAAAGGAGTATTCGAACCTTGGAAAAGCTCTTCTTGAGCGGGTAGAGAAAAAGAAGGCATCCTTAACAAAAGACCGTAAAAAAAAGAATTTCTGA
- a CDS encoding nitroreductase, with protein MLDNIYQRRSVRNFSDKEVSDEIIKEIIRAGTYAPTAVNKQPWRFVVIKNKQLVEEYDDRAKKAFLAAYKDTEIPEMVRFVQFLSKPATRIFYGAPVLILVFASPNVINEHDCALAAENMMLAAQSLGIGSCWIGLADGLGYDMEFLKEVGVPEGHKLIAPLIFGYPSKQNLKASVRNADVILKWIN; from the coding sequence GTGTTAGACAATATTTACCAGCGTCGATCTGTGCGCAATTTTTCTGATAAAGAGGTTTCCGATGAAATAATCAAAGAGATTATAAGAGCGGGAACATATGCCCCCACAGCCGTGAATAAGCAGCCATGGCGGTTTGTGGTCATAAAAAATAAGCAGCTCGTCGAGGAATATGATGACCGCGCTAAGAAGGCTTTCCTTGCTGCATACAAAGATACCGAAATCCCAGAGATGGTAAGATTTGTGCAATTTTTATCTAAACCGGCAACTCGAATATTCTATGGAGCGCCTGTTCTCATTTTAGTGTTTGCGTCCCCCAATGTTATCAATGAGCATGACTGTGCTCTAGCCGCTGAGAATATGATGCTTGCAGCTCAATCTTTAGGAATAGGCAGCTGTTGGATAGGCCTGGCTGACGGTTTGGGTTACGATATGGAATTCCTGAAAGAGGTCGGAGTTCCAGAGGGCCATAAGCTTATCGCACCGTTGATCTTCGGATATCCGTCAAAGCAGAACCTTAAAGCATCTGTTCGTAATGCTGATGTCATATTAAAATGGATAAATTAA
- a CDS encoding carboxymuconolactone decarboxylase family protein, with product MTENPLQVIVDQDPQLFALLENTHELAFVEEGIPLKYKLLLAMSLDAANGAINGVKFLAVQAMQAGATKEEVMQAIRITQYIFGVGSVYTASEALKDIL from the coding sequence TTGACAGAAAATCCATTACAGGTTATTGTGGATCAGGACCCTCAATTATTTGCCCTGCTTGAAAATACACACGAACTTGCTTTCGTGGAGGAGGGAATACCTCTTAAGTACAAATTACTGCTTGCAATGTCCCTGGATGCGGCTAATGGTGCGATAAACGGAGTAAAGTTCCTTGCAGTTCAGGCGATGCAGGCAGGGGCGACAAAAGAAGAAGTAATGCAGGCGATAAGAATAACTCAGTACATTTTTGGAGTTGGAAGTGTTTATACAGCCTCAGAGGCTCTTAAGGACATTTTGTAA
- a CDS encoding DUF2795 domain-containing protein has protein sequence METENKAEYISELPVEIQKMLKNLNFPIDRNGIIEQARKSKAIPDILRELGMLPDKKYNNIEDIAEELHKVYMGVPV, from the coding sequence ATGGAAACTGAAAACAAAGCTGAATACATTTCCGAACTTCCTGTAGAAATTCAAAAAATGTTAAAAAATCTGAATTTTCCTATAGATAGGAATGGAATTATTGAACAAGCGAGAAAGAGCAAAGCAATTCCAGACATACTGCGGGAACTTGGCATGCTTCCTGACAAAAAATATAATAATATTGAAGATATCGCAGAAGAACTTCATAAAGTTTACATGGGGGTCCCAGTCTAA
- a CDS encoding endonuclease III domain-containing protein, whose amino-acid sequence MKKSAQNLSTDKTGMKPVIRKIYDRLLDSYGPQGWWPLTELREAEGTNPTKTGSVQGYHPADYTYPQTRNQRFEIICGALLTQNTSWIQVEKALLNLKDLLSLKQMHSFSPETILSLDTEILKEAIRPAGYYNQKAVRLKNIACWFSKLENRIPERTELLSLKGVGPETADSILLYAFKQPSFVVDAYTKRIVTNLGLADEKAGYNEIKVLFEENLPEDTTVYQECHALLVEHAKRYYQKKSIRDNDVLLEDIL is encoded by the coding sequence ATGAAAAAGAGCGCTCAAAATCTCAGTACCGATAAAACAGGGATGAAGCCTGTTATCAGGAAGATCTACGATCGGCTCCTTGACTCCTATGGTCCTCAGGGCTGGTGGCCTTTAACCGAACTTCGTGAAGCCGAGGGGACAAATCCTACAAAAACCGGCTCTGTCCAGGGATATCATCCTGCTGACTATACATATCCCCAAACTAGAAATCAGCGGTTTGAGATTATCTGTGGAGCCTTGCTTACGCAAAACACTAGCTGGATACAGGTTGAAAAAGCTCTTCTGAATCTTAAAGATCTCCTCAGCCTTAAACAGATGCACTCATTTTCTCCTGAAACAATTCTCTCCCTTGACACAGAAATCCTGAAAGAAGCTATCAGGCCGGCAGGTTATTACAACCAGAAAGCAGTACGCCTGAAAAACATTGCCTGCTGGTTTTCGAAACTTGAAAATCGAATCCCTGAACGTACAGAGCTTCTTTCTTTAAAAGGCGTGGGCCCTGAAACTGCTGATTCGATCCTGCTTTATGCCTTCAAACAGCCTTCCTTTGTTGTTGATGCTTATACTAAAAGAATAGTAACAAACCTGGGCCTTGCTGATGAAAAGGCAGGTTACAATGAAATCAAAGTTCTGTTTGAAGAAAACTTGCCTGAAGACACGACGGTGTACCAGGAGTGTCATGCCCTGCTCGTGGAGCATGCCAAAAGATATTATCAGAAAAAAAGCATTCGAGATAATGATGTTCTGCTAGAGGATATATTATAA
- a CDS encoding phosphate-starvation-inducible PsiE family protein, translating to MDSIKLFKKVTDSISIIFLYILLLALIMGMVKTLLDIRLIIFESLESGFNHMVTSVLTVFIVIDLFKAFVDYQENDRIRLTDITDATIFIVLREIAVGLYSQEFGYEFILSLAALLFVLSIMRVLAIKYSPAKSRVSGADTTIQSEGQTAKQGANAVLDKCKAVSESN from the coding sequence ATGGATAGTATTAAACTATTTAAAAAGGTCACTGATAGTATCAGTATAATCTTTCTTTATATACTACTGCTGGCTTTAATTATGGGAATGGTAAAGACCTTACTGGATATCCGTCTCATTATTTTTGAGTCTCTTGAAAGCGGATTCAATCACATGGTAACAAGTGTATTGACGGTTTTTATTGTGATTGACCTTTTCAAAGCTTTTGTTGATTACCAGGAAAATGACAGGATCAGGCTTACGGATATCACAGATGCTACAATATTTATAGTCCTGCGTGAAATCGCAGTCGGCCTCTATTCACAGGAGTTTGGGTATGAATTTATTTTAAGTCTGGCGGCTTTATTGTTTGTACTCAGTATAATGAGGGTGCTTGCTATCAAATATTCTCCAGCAAAATCTCGGGTTTCTGGAGCTGATACAACTATACAGAGCGAAGGGCAAACTGCAAAACAGGGTGCTAATGCCGTTTTAGATAAATGCAAAGCTGTCTCTGAAAGCAATTAA
- a CDS encoding ABC transporter permease — protein MKPGKILKIAFSMVKANKLRSWLTIIGIIIGIASVMAIVTTGEYFEKEVTETLEGFGGDIITIVASTPFQVTDEEFVVADSDNTDGSSDVSGDYSETTAETEENEGETQDNTSNSVDFEQVTESQLTNMDILTLRRIPAIEYINVNVDKDAEMKIGGESTHVWVTGVDPAVWPRISNKDVEKGRMLETGDRNVVVLSNELAKNTFKREIRLNEIILLNGKSYRVVGILATGSGLLGGISGLFGSSIYMPYQDAYSLSSNEDLSETETDDYSADVYSTIEVKLKKDADYEAAIEEIERKLRLSRKVTEDTQDFYVNSQKEAIESTRKMINGLTAFLAFIAGISLLVGSTGIANTMFTSVLEKTKEIGIMKAIGAKNQDIMLIFLCNSAMISLVGGIIGIIIGTLAVQTILFFISIKMNAPFEFALSFKATFISTLVSIVVGLIAGLVPAKNASELKPVDALRYE, from the coding sequence ATGAAACCGGGAAAAATTTTAAAAATTGCCTTTAGTATGGTCAAAGCCAATAAGCTGAGGAGCTGGCTGACTATAATAGGGATAATAATAGGCATTGCTTCGGTAATGGCGATTGTCACTACAGGGGAATATTTTGAGAAAGAAGTAACTGAAACTCTGGAAGGCTTCGGAGGTGATATAATCACAATCGTAGCCTCAACCCCCTTCCAGGTAACCGACGAAGAATTCGTAGTAGCGGACTCGGACAATACAGACGGAAGTTCGGATGTTTCTGGAGATTACTCGGAGACGACTGCGGAAACCGAAGAGAATGAAGGGGAAACTCAGGACAATACATCTAACTCTGTTGATTTTGAGCAGGTGACGGAATCTCAACTCACAAATATGGATATACTCACCCTGCGCCGCATTCCGGCTATTGAATATATCAATGTCAATGTTGACAAAGATGCAGAAATGAAGATCGGAGGTGAGAGTACCCATGTCTGGGTTACAGGCGTGGATCCGGCTGTCTGGCCTAGAATATCAAATAAAGATGTGGAAAAGGGCCGAATGCTGGAAACTGGAGATCGGAATGTTGTGGTTCTTTCAAATGAGCTCGCAAAGAATACTTTCAAGAGGGAGATCAGGCTTAACGAGATAATTCTATTGAATGGCAAGTCGTACAGGGTAGTCGGAATACTGGCAACGGGTAGTGGGCTTCTTGGAGGTATTTCAGGACTTTTCGGGAGCAGTATCTATATGCCTTACCAGGATGCATATTCCCTTTCCAGCAACGAGGACCTTTCTGAAACAGAAACGGATGATTACAGCGCAGATGTCTACAGCACAATAGAGGTCAAACTCAAGAAAGATGCAGATTATGAAGCAGCCATTGAAGAGATCGAGCGCAAACTGAGGCTATCGAGAAAAGTTACTGAAGATACTCAGGATTTCTATGTGAATTCTCAAAAAGAAGCAATTGAAAGTACCAGAAAAATGATTAACGGCCTTACCGCCTTCCTGGCATTTATTGCAGGTATTTCACTCCTTGTAGGTTCGACAGGAATCGCGAATACAATGTTTACGTCTGTCCTTGAGAAGACTAAAGAGATCGGAATCATGAAAGCCATAGGAGCAAAAAATCAGGATATAATGCTAATCTTTCTTTGCAATTCCGCAATGATCAGCCTTGTAGGAGGAATCATAGGTATTATCATTGGCACACTTGCAGTGCAGACGATTCTTTTCTTCATCTCTATAAAAATGAATGCTCCCTTCGAATTCGCTCTCAGCTTTAAAGCTACATTTATTTCGACCTTAGTTTCCATAGTTGTGGGTCTGATTGCAGGTCTCGTGCCTGCAAAGAACGCCTCGGAACTGAAACCTGTAGATGCACTGAGGTATGAATGA
- a CDS encoding COG1361 S-layer family protein translates to MGFKLKGFICLLLLLSSCVQPVLAEDSSENDSTSISSGLDKGLTLDLLNQDPDPVKPGEVLEIRLSIQNTGYEDLENCVIEIKPEYPFKALSGETLVKNIGTLGKRYEDTRQKVVKFKFGLENNVNEGKYPLKVYIYTTKDNSRLTLTKEFDIEVDSESNAEIEYISVEKMVPGQKTNLVFGIKNVGNSPLKNAMFSWDCTNDVILPVGSSNVKHINLIDIGDTANVSFEVLTNVNTKPGLYKMDMVLTYDDIEELQTITEAGTVENQKRKEIKSKAGIYIGGTTDFDIAFMERSPTGDYTFTVSNIGNNAANSVKISVPGQANWTVADGSSNSVVLGNLQKGDNTIADFSLKPAAMEKELPIKFEITYTSNDGIRQTVERELSLYSSSFTPLAESDESGGGNSSSLKYIGLAILVCIAGAVIYKKRQKKIKMKNAQEDELNEIKFDDPDR, encoded by the coding sequence ATGGGTTTTAAACTTAAAGGTTTTATTTGCTTGCTTTTGCTACTCTCTTCATGCGTTCAACCTGTCCTGGCTGAGGATAGTTCTGAAAATGATAGTACTTCTATTAGTTCGGGCCTTGATAAAGGCTTAACTCTCGACCTGCTCAACCAGGATCCAGATCCGGTAAAACCAGGAGAAGTCCTTGAAATTAGGCTTTCGATCCAGAATACGGGATATGAGGACCTGGAGAATTGTGTTATTGAAATCAAGCCAGAGTATCCTTTCAAAGCTCTTAGCGGTGAGACACTTGTAAAAAATATAGGTACTCTAGGAAAACGCTATGAAGATACCCGTCAGAAGGTCGTAAAATTTAAGTTCGGGCTTGAAAATAACGTCAATGAAGGCAAATATCCTCTGAAAGTGTACATCTACACAACTAAAGATAATAGCAGGCTTACTCTTACAAAAGAATTTGACATAGAAGTTGATAGCGAATCAAACGCTGAAATCGAATACATCAGCGTCGAAAAAATGGTCCCAGGACAGAAAACCAATCTTGTCTTCGGCATAAAAAATGTGGGAAACTCTCCCCTGAAGAACGCGATGTTTTCCTGGGATTGTACTAATGACGTAATCCTGCCTGTGGGCTCAAGCAATGTTAAGCACATTAACCTGATTGACATCGGAGACACTGCCAATGTCAGCTTTGAAGTCCTGACAAACGTCAATACAAAGCCAGGCCTTTATAAGATGGACATGGTGCTCACCTATGATGATATTGAAGAACTTCAGACTATCACGGAAGCGGGCACTGTCGAAAACCAGAAGCGAAAAGAAATCAAAAGCAAGGCAGGAATCTATATCGGAGGCACAACGGATTTCGATATCGCGTTCATGGAAAGAAGCCCGACCGGAGATTATACTTTCACGGTTTCGAACATCGGAAACAACGCGGCAAACTCAGTCAAAATCTCTGTTCCCGGACAGGCAAACTGGACTGTTGCGGACGGTAGCAGTAACTCAGTAGTTCTTGGGAACCTGCAAAAGGGAGACAATACAATTGCCGATTTCAGTCTGAAGCCGGCAGCAATGGAAAAAGAACTCCCTATAAAATTTGAAATTACCTACACCTCAAATGACGGGATCAGGCAGACTGTGGAAAGAGAGCTATCCCTTTATTCCTCGTCTTTTACCCCATTAGCCGAGTCTGATGAATCGGGCGGGGGTAATTCCAGCTCACTGAAATATATCGGATTAGCTATACTCGTCTGTATAGCAGGCGCTGTTATCTATAAAAAGCGTCAAAAGAAGATAAAAATGAAGAATGCACAGGAAGATGAACTTAACGAAATAAAGTTCGATGACCCGGACAGGTAA
- a CDS encoding ABC transporter ATP-binding protein, with the protein MENILISFQNVWKIYQMGEVQVNALKSVNVRFRKGEFVAIVGPSGSGKSTMMNLVGCLDTPTKGQIFLKGRNIARLEESDLAALRGRTIGFVFQQYNLIPGMTALENVLLPLEIQEIDDRVAERRAKKTLALLGLSDKIQHKPSQLSGGQQQRVSIARALACNPEIILADEPTGALDSVTGKELLGILYRLWKEEGKTIVMVTHDLHLAKYASRQIELKDGKIIRDDMNEEKLDPETQHKMLEAET; encoded by the coding sequence ATGGAAAATATACTTATATCGTTTCAGAATGTCTGGAAAATTTATCAAATGGGAGAAGTTCAGGTCAATGCCCTGAAATCTGTGAACGTGAGATTCCGAAAAGGAGAGTTTGTTGCAATAGTCGGGCCCTCTGGAAGCGGAAAGTCCACAATGATGAACTTGGTGGGCTGCTTGGATACTCCTACAAAAGGTCAGATTTTCCTGAAAGGACGAAATATAGCCCGCCTTGAAGAATCGGATCTTGCAGCCCTGAGAGGCAGGACAATTGGATTTGTTTTCCAGCAGTATAACCTGATTCCTGGCATGACGGCTCTTGAAAATGTGCTTTTACCCCTGGAAATCCAGGAAATTGATGATCGGGTGGCAGAAAGACGGGCAAAGAAAACGCTTGCGCTCCTGGGGCTTTCGGATAAAATTCAGCATAAGCCTTCTCAACTTTCGGGTGGCCAGCAACAAAGAGTCTCGATTGCAAGAGCTCTCGCCTGCAACCCTGAAATCATCCTTGCAGATGAGCCAACAGGGGCTCTGGACAGTGTTACCGGAAAAGAATTGTTGGGAATTCTATACAGGCTCTGGAAAGAAGAAGGTAAAACAATAGTTATGGTTACGCACGATCTGCACCTTGCAAAATACGCAAGCAGGCAAATCGAACTGAAGGATGGAAAAATCATCAGGGATGATATGAATGAGGAAAAACTTGACCCAGAAACTCAACACAAGATGCTGGAGGCCGAAACCTGA
- a CDS encoding helix-turn-helix transcriptional regulator: MKTRIKEFRARHDLTQEALAKMVGVRRETIVFLEKGKYNPSLKLAYRISRCLDTTIDELFVFEDTDFE; the protein is encoded by the coding sequence ATGAAAACAAGGATCAAGGAGTTCCGAGCCAGGCATGATCTTACTCAGGAAGCCCTTGCAAAAATGGTAGGAGTCAGGAGAGAAACCATTGTTTTTCTTGAAAAAGGAAAATACAACCCCTCATTAAAACTTGCATACCGGATCTCAAGATGCCTGGACACCACAATCGATGAGTTATTTGTTTTTGAAGATACGGATTTTGAATAA
- a CDS encoding MJ0548 connectase family domain-containing protein, with amino-acid sequence MTLVIAFIGKNGAVMTGDLREITFDGDKSNREKLEKELYNGTIVTDDELAKKAREFGVGITVMDCKSKISERDGILIGEVSSIVCGVIKKRRLYASAGNYAIAEFKDSEITLTSHAKGSNLIVLGNDFTKQVANKCFKDNWTKKSTFQDAVKILMLCMETAARKTASVSKQFYLIQTTSNVDVLKIVDKDRNN; translated from the coding sequence ATGACCCTTGTTATAGCTTTTATCGGAAAAAACGGTGCTGTAATGACCGGAGACCTGCGGGAAATTACATTCGACGGAGATAAATCGAACAGAGAGAAACTTGAAAAAGAGCTTTACAACGGGACAATAGTCACGGATGATGAGCTCGCAAAAAAAGCCCGAGAATTCGGGGTCGGCATAACTGTTATGGACTGCAAAAGTAAGATATCGGAAAGAGACGGCATTTTAATAGGAGAAGTATCCTCAATTGTATGCGGGGTCATCAAAAAAAGAAGGCTGTACGCCTCAGCCGGAAACTACGCAATTGCCGAGTTCAAAGATTCCGAGATTACCTTAACCTCACACGCAAAGGGAAGCAACCTGATCGTTCTCGGAAATGATTTTACGAAGCAGGTAGCCAATAAATGCTTCAAAGACAACTGGACGAAGAAGAGCACTTTTCAGGATGCCGTAAAAATTCTCATGCTCTGTATGGAAACCGCAGCAAGGAAAACCGCGTCTGTAAGTAAGCAGTTCTATCTGATTCAGACTACATCAAATGTTGATGTTTTAAAAATTGTGGATAAGGACCGAAACAACTGA